Proteins from a single region of Punica granatum isolate Tunisia-2019 chromosome 8, ASM765513v2, whole genome shotgun sequence:
- the LOC116188514 gene encoding topless-related protein 1-like isoform X1, producing the protein MPPSEMTLLKKELLYLILQFLNEEGYNATARLLEQESASYFYMDYFEELVLAGKWEVAEMYLSAFTKYDDNRYSTKIYFEMRKQNFLEALDENNRHKALDILMRDLKVFAAYDDGLFKEMTQLLSICNIREYKSLSAYKNAVSARAIMMTELRKIIEANPIFYGKLKFPAMKQQRLKRLINQGLNWQHSQCLNPRPIPDIKTLFEDHICSLPEISTSQPVYDPLKDKTVEAHSFGWPTSASTVTHSVAPNVAISVLSSEGAGCAQNGTVVDNDTGPTVKVDKVPGQESPLNEPNDLPETVISTVYVDSFPTSVDFHPTMQSLLLVGTEVGDISLWEVFSGDKIWSGSFKVWDVSTCSMAFKRAMFKDPKVSIIRVTWSPDGDLFGAAYSKNLVQLYSYLSDGDVKQHLEIDAHDGAVTDLAFSEPEQQLLVITGGVDKIVKVWDAMTGAKKFSFEGHNATICSICPHSKDGVNFIFSTSEDGKIKAWLYDHLGARVDYDAPGLGVTFMAYGGTNSRLFSCGTNLEGESFLVEWDENEGYIRRRYKGLAEKFVNNVHFAASKNKYLAAGDDFRIKFWDMDHDELLTTADADGDLPVRPQIRFNKDGTLLAAIAVNKKIRIFGTSGEHDSLQQRQEHHANSGCEVLSEALKNLAINGSSAICNLESTEAVKQSHKREEDSIKEEPKPECTVYSGLEDLKFHNAYEPSHCLSLGLSSSLKTGKISKLIYTNAGNAILALASDAVHLMWKWPQDSLNPSGTATVKSTPHLWHPKNSSNLMTNQLTETPPNKVLPCMAISRNDSYLLSASGGTVSLFNIPYFKVMINFMPTPPAATCLAFYPRDNNVIAIGMDDFSIVIHNARSNKIITKLKGHKERVTGLAFSDSLNVLVSSGGDAQIILWEAEEWQKQRAQFWQHPDTIMPLSLLDTSVQFHRDQRRFLSANSTSLAIYDAKDLQREVMWSAGKSLQELGFGWAGGYATPIIHATFSCDGQMVYAGFGDGSVGVFDILTLDMYYRISQNAYIPQIARSDASLTAIAAHPQIPTQFAVGLSDGRVYIVEPPGDKAKWGPLPLDDKEVEAIKAALAEANAETNPVLCSPNY; encoded by the exons ATGCCTCCTTCCGAAATGACGCTGCTCAAAAAGGAGCTCTTGTACTTGATCCTACAGTTTCTTAATGAAGAAGGCTACAATGCGACAGCTCGATT GCTTGAGCAAGAATCTGCATCTTACTTTTACATGGACTATTTTGAGGAGCTGGTGCTCGCCGGGAAATGGGAGGTGGCTGAGATGTATCTCAGCGCCTTCACAAAGTATGACGACAATAGGTACTCAACAAAGATTTATTTCGAGATGAGGAAGCAGAATTTCCTTGAGGCACTGGATGA GAACAATCGTCACAAGGCATTGGATATCCTCATGAGGGACCTGAAAGTTTTTGCAGCGTATGATGATGGCTTGTTCAAAGAAATGACCCAACTTCTAAGTATCTGCAACATCAG GGAATACAAGTCGCTTTCGGCTTATAAAAATGCAGTGTCAGCAAGGGCGATTATGATGACCGAGTTACGGAAGATTATTGAAGCAAATCCCATTTTCTACGGAAAACTCAAGTTTCCTGCAATGAAACAGCAGAGGTTGAAGCGCCTTATAAACCAAGG CTTGAATTGGCAGCATAGTCAGTGTTTAAATCCTCGGCCAATCCCTGATATAAAGACTCTCTTTGAGGATCATATCTGCTCCCTTCCCGAAATTTCAACTTCTCAACCAGTTTATGAT CCTTTGAAAGACAAAACTGTGGAAGCTCATTCCTTTGGGTGGCCGACTAGTGCATCTACTGTAACCCATTCGGTGGCCCCCAATGTGGCCATCAGTGTTCTCTCTTCTGAAGGAG CAGGATGTGCACAAAATGGCACTGTTGTTGACAATGATACTGGGCCTACTGTGAAAGTAGACAAG GTTCCAGGACAGGAATCACCTCTTAATGAGCCTAACGACCTGCCTGAAACTGTTATAAGCACAGTTTACGTGGACTCTTTTCCAACAAGCGTTGATTTTCATCCAACCATGCAGTCTCTTCTTTTAG TTGGAACGGAGGTTGGAGACATCAGCCTTTGGGAAGTTTTTTCAGGCGATAAAATATGGTCAGGAAGCTTCAAGGTTTGGGACGTCTCTACGTGTTCAATGGCATTCAAG AGAGCCATGTTCAAGGATCCGAAAGTCTCCATTATTCGAGTAACTTGGAGCCCTGATGGTGATTTATTTG GGGCTGCCTATTCGAAAAACCTGGTCCAGTTGTATTCTTATCTTTCGGACGGTGATGTTAAACAACACTTGGAG ATCGATGCTCATGATGGTGCTGTGACCGATCTAGCATTCTCGGAACCGGAACAGCAACTACTAGTAATAACCGGTGGTGTTGACAAGATAGTCAAG GTTTGGGATGCAATGACCGGGGCCAAGAAGTTCTCTTTTGAAGGTCATAATGCTACCATTTGCTCCATCTGCCCACATTCGAAGGATGGAGTCAAT TTCATCTTCTCAACATCGGAGGATGGAAAGATAAAAGCATGGCTATATGATCATCTTGGTGCCAGAGTGGACTATGATGCCCCTGGACTTGGGGTCACTTTTATGGCTTATGGCGGCACCAATAGCAG GCTTTTCTCTTGTGGAACGAATCTAGAGGGAGAGTCATTCCTGGTCGAATGGGATGAGAATGAAGGGTATATAAGGAGAAGGTATAAAGGACTCGCAGAAAAATTTGTGAATAATGTGCACTTTGCAGCAAGCAAAAACAAGTATTTAGCTGCAGGTGATGACTTCCGGATTAAATTCTGGGACATGGACCATGACGAGCTTCTGACAACCGCTGACGCAGATGGAGACTTGCCA GTGAGGCCGCAAATTCGTTTCAACAAGGATGGGACATTATTGGCAGCGATTGCTGTTAACAAGAAAATTAGGATATTTGGTACTAGTGGTGAGCATGACAGCCTTCAACAAAGGCAGGAACATCATGCCAACAGTGGTTGTGAAGTCTTATCAGAAGCTCTGAAGAAT CTTGCAATAAATGGAAGCTCGGCTATCTGCAACCTTGAAAGTACTGAGGCCGTGAAGCAGAGTCATAAAAGG GAAGAGGATTCAATAAAAGAGGAGCCGAAACCTGAATGTACTGTCTACAGTGGACTTGAGGATTTGAAGTTTCACAATGCATATGAACCGTCTCATTGTCTATCCTTGggactttcttcttctttgaagACAGGGAAG ATATCGAAGCTCATCTACACCAATGCAGGTAATGCCATCTTGGCATTAGCATCAGACGCTGTCCACCTGATGTGGAAATGGCCTCAGGACAGCCTCAATCCGAGCGGGACG GCCACCGTGAAGTCTACCCCTCATTTATGGCATCCCAAGAATAGCTCAAACTTGATGACGAATCAGCTGACTGAAACCCCTCCGAACAAAGTGCTCCCATGTATGGCTATTTCAAGGAATGATTCATATCTCCTGTCTGCTTCGGGGGGGACTGTATCCCTCTTCAACATACCTTATTTCAAG GTGATGATAAATTTCATGCCGACCCCACCGGCAGCAACCTGTCTTGCTTTCTATCCTAGAGACAATAATGTAATCGCAATTGGAATGGATGACTTCTCGATTGTCATTCATAATGCTCGCTCTAACAAG ATCATTACCAAGCTCAAGGGTCACAAGGAACGAGTCACTGGTCTTGCATTCTCTGACAGCCTCAATGTGCTTGTCTCTTCTGGAGGAGATGCTCAG ATTATTCTGTGGGAAGCCGAGGAGTGGCAAAAGCAGAGAGCTCAATTCTGGCAGCATCCTGACACAATTATGCCACTGAGTTTGCTTGACACCAGTGTCCAGTTCCACAGAGATCAAAGGCGTTTTCTGTCCGCAAACAGTACCAGTCTCGCCATATACGACGCAAAAGATCTCCAACGTGAAGTGATg TGGTCTGCTGGAAAAAGTTTACAAGAGCTAGGGTTTGGCTGGGCCGGAGGATATGCCACACCGATCATACATGCTACTTTCTCATGTGATGGACAGATGGTCTATGCTGGATTTGGTGATGGATCTGTTGGAGTGTTCGATATTCTGACACTCGACATGTATTACCGGATCAGTCAAAATGCTTACATTCCCCAAATTGCAAG ATCCGATGCGTCCCTGACAGCAATTGCTGCCCATCCACAAATTCCAACCCAATTCGCGGTGGGACTGAGTGATGGAAGAGTCTACATTGTCGAGCCTCCGGGGGATAAAGCTAAGTGGGGCCCGCTGCCATTGGACGACAAAGAAGTTGAAGCCATCAAGGCGGCCCTTGCTGAGGCAAACGCAGAGACAAACCCAGTCTTGTGCTCTCCTAATTATTAG
- the LOC116188514 gene encoding topless-related protein 1-like isoform X2, whose amino-acid sequence MPPSEMTLLKKELLYLILQFLNEEGYNATARLLEQESASYFYMDYFEELVLAGKWEVAEMYLSAFTKYDDNRYSTKIYFEMRKQNFLEALDENNRHKALDILMRDLKVFAAYDDGLFKEMTQLLSICNIREYKSLSAYKNAVSARAIMMTELRKIIEANPIFYGKLKFPAMKQQRLKRLINQGLNWQHSQCLNPRPIPDIKTLFEDHICSLPEISTSQPVYDPLKDKTVEAHSFGWPTSASTVTHSVAPNVAISVLSSEGGCAQNGTVVDNDTGPTVKVDKVPGQESPLNEPNDLPETVISTVYVDSFPTSVDFHPTMQSLLLVGTEVGDISLWEVFSGDKIWSGSFKVWDVSTCSMAFKRAMFKDPKVSIIRVTWSPDGDLFGAAYSKNLVQLYSYLSDGDVKQHLEIDAHDGAVTDLAFSEPEQQLLVITGGVDKIVKVWDAMTGAKKFSFEGHNATICSICPHSKDGVNFIFSTSEDGKIKAWLYDHLGARVDYDAPGLGVTFMAYGGTNSRLFSCGTNLEGESFLVEWDENEGYIRRRYKGLAEKFVNNVHFAASKNKYLAAGDDFRIKFWDMDHDELLTTADADGDLPVRPQIRFNKDGTLLAAIAVNKKIRIFGTSGEHDSLQQRQEHHANSGCEVLSEALKNLAINGSSAICNLESTEAVKQSHKREEDSIKEEPKPECTVYSGLEDLKFHNAYEPSHCLSLGLSSSLKTGKISKLIYTNAGNAILALASDAVHLMWKWPQDSLNPSGTATVKSTPHLWHPKNSSNLMTNQLTETPPNKVLPCMAISRNDSYLLSASGGTVSLFNIPYFKVMINFMPTPPAATCLAFYPRDNNVIAIGMDDFSIVIHNARSNKIITKLKGHKERVTGLAFSDSLNVLVSSGGDAQIILWEAEEWQKQRAQFWQHPDTIMPLSLLDTSVQFHRDQRRFLSANSTSLAIYDAKDLQREVMWSAGKSLQELGFGWAGGYATPIIHATFSCDGQMVYAGFGDGSVGVFDILTLDMYYRISQNAYIPQIARSDASLTAIAAHPQIPTQFAVGLSDGRVYIVEPPGDKAKWGPLPLDDKEVEAIKAALAEANAETNPVLCSPNY is encoded by the exons ATGCCTCCTTCCGAAATGACGCTGCTCAAAAAGGAGCTCTTGTACTTGATCCTACAGTTTCTTAATGAAGAAGGCTACAATGCGACAGCTCGATT GCTTGAGCAAGAATCTGCATCTTACTTTTACATGGACTATTTTGAGGAGCTGGTGCTCGCCGGGAAATGGGAGGTGGCTGAGATGTATCTCAGCGCCTTCACAAAGTATGACGACAATAGGTACTCAACAAAGATTTATTTCGAGATGAGGAAGCAGAATTTCCTTGAGGCACTGGATGA GAACAATCGTCACAAGGCATTGGATATCCTCATGAGGGACCTGAAAGTTTTTGCAGCGTATGATGATGGCTTGTTCAAAGAAATGACCCAACTTCTAAGTATCTGCAACATCAG GGAATACAAGTCGCTTTCGGCTTATAAAAATGCAGTGTCAGCAAGGGCGATTATGATGACCGAGTTACGGAAGATTATTGAAGCAAATCCCATTTTCTACGGAAAACTCAAGTTTCCTGCAATGAAACAGCAGAGGTTGAAGCGCCTTATAAACCAAGG CTTGAATTGGCAGCATAGTCAGTGTTTAAATCCTCGGCCAATCCCTGATATAAAGACTCTCTTTGAGGATCATATCTGCTCCCTTCCCGAAATTTCAACTTCTCAACCAGTTTATGAT CCTTTGAAAGACAAAACTGTGGAAGCTCATTCCTTTGGGTGGCCGACTAGTGCATCTACTGTAACCCATTCGGTGGCCCCCAATGTGGCCATCAGTGTTCTCTCTTCTGAAGGAG GATGTGCACAAAATGGCACTGTTGTTGACAATGATACTGGGCCTACTGTGAAAGTAGACAAG GTTCCAGGACAGGAATCACCTCTTAATGAGCCTAACGACCTGCCTGAAACTGTTATAAGCACAGTTTACGTGGACTCTTTTCCAACAAGCGTTGATTTTCATCCAACCATGCAGTCTCTTCTTTTAG TTGGAACGGAGGTTGGAGACATCAGCCTTTGGGAAGTTTTTTCAGGCGATAAAATATGGTCAGGAAGCTTCAAGGTTTGGGACGTCTCTACGTGTTCAATGGCATTCAAG AGAGCCATGTTCAAGGATCCGAAAGTCTCCATTATTCGAGTAACTTGGAGCCCTGATGGTGATTTATTTG GGGCTGCCTATTCGAAAAACCTGGTCCAGTTGTATTCTTATCTTTCGGACGGTGATGTTAAACAACACTTGGAG ATCGATGCTCATGATGGTGCTGTGACCGATCTAGCATTCTCGGAACCGGAACAGCAACTACTAGTAATAACCGGTGGTGTTGACAAGATAGTCAAG GTTTGGGATGCAATGACCGGGGCCAAGAAGTTCTCTTTTGAAGGTCATAATGCTACCATTTGCTCCATCTGCCCACATTCGAAGGATGGAGTCAAT TTCATCTTCTCAACATCGGAGGATGGAAAGATAAAAGCATGGCTATATGATCATCTTGGTGCCAGAGTGGACTATGATGCCCCTGGACTTGGGGTCACTTTTATGGCTTATGGCGGCACCAATAGCAG GCTTTTCTCTTGTGGAACGAATCTAGAGGGAGAGTCATTCCTGGTCGAATGGGATGAGAATGAAGGGTATATAAGGAGAAGGTATAAAGGACTCGCAGAAAAATTTGTGAATAATGTGCACTTTGCAGCAAGCAAAAACAAGTATTTAGCTGCAGGTGATGACTTCCGGATTAAATTCTGGGACATGGACCATGACGAGCTTCTGACAACCGCTGACGCAGATGGAGACTTGCCA GTGAGGCCGCAAATTCGTTTCAACAAGGATGGGACATTATTGGCAGCGATTGCTGTTAACAAGAAAATTAGGATATTTGGTACTAGTGGTGAGCATGACAGCCTTCAACAAAGGCAGGAACATCATGCCAACAGTGGTTGTGAAGTCTTATCAGAAGCTCTGAAGAAT CTTGCAATAAATGGAAGCTCGGCTATCTGCAACCTTGAAAGTACTGAGGCCGTGAAGCAGAGTCATAAAAGG GAAGAGGATTCAATAAAAGAGGAGCCGAAACCTGAATGTACTGTCTACAGTGGACTTGAGGATTTGAAGTTTCACAATGCATATGAACCGTCTCATTGTCTATCCTTGggactttcttcttctttgaagACAGGGAAG ATATCGAAGCTCATCTACACCAATGCAGGTAATGCCATCTTGGCATTAGCATCAGACGCTGTCCACCTGATGTGGAAATGGCCTCAGGACAGCCTCAATCCGAGCGGGACG GCCACCGTGAAGTCTACCCCTCATTTATGGCATCCCAAGAATAGCTCAAACTTGATGACGAATCAGCTGACTGAAACCCCTCCGAACAAAGTGCTCCCATGTATGGCTATTTCAAGGAATGATTCATATCTCCTGTCTGCTTCGGGGGGGACTGTATCCCTCTTCAACATACCTTATTTCAAG GTGATGATAAATTTCATGCCGACCCCACCGGCAGCAACCTGTCTTGCTTTCTATCCTAGAGACAATAATGTAATCGCAATTGGAATGGATGACTTCTCGATTGTCATTCATAATGCTCGCTCTAACAAG ATCATTACCAAGCTCAAGGGTCACAAGGAACGAGTCACTGGTCTTGCATTCTCTGACAGCCTCAATGTGCTTGTCTCTTCTGGAGGAGATGCTCAG ATTATTCTGTGGGAAGCCGAGGAGTGGCAAAAGCAGAGAGCTCAATTCTGGCAGCATCCTGACACAATTATGCCACTGAGTTTGCTTGACACCAGTGTCCAGTTCCACAGAGATCAAAGGCGTTTTCTGTCCGCAAACAGTACCAGTCTCGCCATATACGACGCAAAAGATCTCCAACGTGAAGTGATg TGGTCTGCTGGAAAAAGTTTACAAGAGCTAGGGTTTGGCTGGGCCGGAGGATATGCCACACCGATCATACATGCTACTTTCTCATGTGATGGACAGATGGTCTATGCTGGATTTGGTGATGGATCTGTTGGAGTGTTCGATATTCTGACACTCGACATGTATTACCGGATCAGTCAAAATGCTTACATTCCCCAAATTGCAAG ATCCGATGCGTCCCTGACAGCAATTGCTGCCCATCCACAAATTCCAACCCAATTCGCGGTGGGACTGAGTGATGGAAGAGTCTACATTGTCGAGCCTCCGGGGGATAAAGCTAAGTGGGGCCCGCTGCCATTGGACGACAAAGAAGTTGAAGCCATCAAGGCGGCCCTTGCTGAGGCAAACGCAGAGACAAACCCAGTCTTGTGCTCTCCTAATTATTAG